From Vigna unguiculata cultivar IT97K-499-35 chromosome 5, ASM411807v1, whole genome shotgun sequence, the proteins below share one genomic window:
- the LOC114185990 gene encoding transcription termination factor MTERF2, chloroplastic codes for MLVKIQTNWFVPVAVPFPVPHKVEGCYVMSKCLLSTHPPTPFEVDNDKSRRRRRRRRRRSNWSCGCGSEEAHAQRQDLSESESESKRELEVLEARRAISSYLGELGVSEEESLSIAWNCPGYVKMLVEGVRDLDEWGWEADEEIAGLSFKDKILHVAAQKGDKGKIAYLETLGLTLSWSINVAGYLSAHTLPSLMHKVTRIKQLFFSPSDNDNNNHPSLLMRNIRLTMRHLSISIDEDLQRTFSFFEKLQAKPGGLNILASQDSAFSSLIQSFPRMLHLSVDNHLTLILDSLLNFGIPTSRVSHIILAFPPLLFWNHQILQTRLLAVKQINVADQDYAKLLLKYPWLLSTSIQENYVELLAFSYSIKVPKTQIDRAIESHPHLLSCSTSKLELMVDQFAKLGVRKKKLSQVIAKSPQLLLRKPKDFLQIVLLFENMDLDKETIGRILARCPEIFASSINKTLQRKIEFLDRVGVRKTFWPGVIRKYPELLVSDIDKTLLLRIMYLMKLGLSEEEIAFMVRTFSPLLGYSIEGVLKPKIEFLVNSMERPVRDVVSYPRYFSYSLEKKIKPRYWVLKRRDIKCSLKDMLGKNDEEFAAEFMGIGRMPVSHPESSNDSL; via the exons ATGTTGgttaaaattcaaacaaactGGTTTGTCCCTGTTGCAGTCCCATTCCCAGTCCCACACAAGGTAGAGGGTTGTTATGTGATGAGTAAGTGCCTGTTATCCACGCATCCTCCTACACCATTTGAAGTCGATAATGATAAAtcgaggagaagaagaagaagaagaagaagaagatcaaATTGGAGTTGTGGTTGTGGTTCGGAGGAGGCACATGCACAGAGACAGGATCTCTCTGAATCTGAATCTGAATCCAAACGGGAATTGGAAGTGCTGGAAGCTCGCAGGGCCATTTCAAGTTATCTGGGAGAGTTGGGAGTGTCAGAGGAGGAATCGTTGTCCATCGCGTGGAATTGCCCGGGGTATGTGAAGATGTTGGTGGAAGGTGTGAGGGATTTGGATGAGTGGGGGTGGGAGGCAGATGAAGAAATTGCTGGATTGAGCTTCAAAGACAAGATTCTTCATGTTGCCGCTCAAAAAGGGGACAAGGGGAAAATTGCCTACTTAGAGACTCTGGGTCTCACTCTCTCTTGGTCTATCAACGTCGCCGGATATCTCTCCGCTCACACCCTCCCCTCTCTCATGCACAAGGTTACGCGCATCAAGCAACTCTTCTTTTCTCCTTCCGATAACGATAACAATAACCACCCCTCGTTGCTCATGAGAAACATTCGCCTCACTATGCGCCACTTGTCCATTTCAATTGACGAAGACCTGCAACGCACTTTCTCCTTTTTCGAAAAGCTTCAAGCAAAGCCTGGTGGCCTAAACATCTTGGCTTCCCAAGATTCTGCTTTCTCTTCCTTAATCCAATCCTTCCCTCGTATGCTTCACTTATCCGTAGACAACCACTTAACACTCATACTGGATTCTCTCCTCAACTTTGGAATCCCCACATCTCGCGTCTCACACATAATACTTGCTTTCCCTCCTCTTCTCTTCTGGAATCATCAAATCCTGCAAACTAGACTCCTCGCCGTCAAGCAG ATTAACGTGGCTGATCAAGATTATGCCAAGTTGCTGCTAAAATATCCTTGGCTTCTGTCGACAAGTATACAAGAAAATTATGTAGAGCTCCTTGCTTTTTCGTATTCTATCAAG GTTCCAAAGACACAGATAGACCGTGCAATTGAAAGCCACCCTCATCTATTGAGCTGTTCAACTAGCAAGCTGGAGTTGATGGTAGATCAGTTTGCTAAACTTGGAGTTCGGAAGAAAAAGTTAAGTCAGGTTATTGCTAAAAGTCCTCAACTACTACTACGGAAGCCCAAAGACTTTCTACAG ATTGTTCTGTTGTTTGAAAATATGGATTTAGATAAAGAAACTATTGGAAGAATACTTGCCCGCTGCCCTGAAATTTTTGCTTCCAGCATTAATAAAACTTTACAAAGGAAGATTGAGTTCCTTGATAGGGTTGGCGTTCGAAAGACTTTCTGGCCTGGGGTTATCAGAAAGTATCCTGAATTACTTGTATCTGACATTGACAAAACTTTACTACTAAG GATAATGTACTTAATGAAGTTAGGTCTTTCAGAAGAAGAAATTGCATTTATGGTACGCACATTTTCTCCTCTTCTTGGGTACAGTATAGAGGGGGTTCTTAAGCCAAAAATAGAATTCCTGGTGAACTCAATGGAGAGGCCAGTTAGAGATGTGGTGAGTTACCCTCGGTATTTTAGCTATTCACTAGAGAAGAAGATAAAGCCAAGATATTGGGTGTTGAAAAGAAGGGATATTAAATGTAGCTTAAAGGATATGCTGGGAAAAAATGACGAAGAATTTGCCGCTGAGTTTATGGGTATTGGAAGGATGCCCGTCTCTCATCCTGAGTCTTCTAATGATAGCCTGTAA
- the LOC114184137 gene encoding U-box domain-containing protein 35-like, with translation MWLPHPKGGAGIRKGEGGGNGIVAVAIDKDKGSHYALKWAVDCLLGRGQTLILLHVMHGTSSHVSGGSEAVICNITSSSASPQRYQLDTTTKDLFLTFHCYCTRKDVHCLDVLLEDNDVVKAITEYVSYAAIENLVIGATSRHGFIRFKSSSSASSSISKGAPDFCTVFIISKGKISSVRNATRPAAHTSPLLIHIRNLKNKDENHQEIPFRNTNTRDRTSFKPQSWHEESIQSPFSRGRGTTGLSCVDFPDSDTEISFVSSDRPSSCRSSSVYDYIDASRTPRVSTSSDHSFGSTRLGLKFNDLGSPDTSFSHESSRTSFSYSSQSMDEEAAEADMKRLKLELKQTMDMYSTACREALTAQHKLVELTHWRIEEERKLEEARLAEEAALAIAEKEKARCRAAMETAEASKKIAQVETHRRATVEVKALKEAEEMRKLLDNLAQTDVRYRRYCIEEIEAATNFFSESQKIGEGGYGPVFKCFLDHTSVAVKVLRPDAAQGKAQFQQEVDILSCMRHPNMVLLLGACPQYGILIYEYMANGSLEDCLFRKRKNKVLSWQLRLRIAAEITTGLLFLHQTKPEPLVHRDLKPGNILLDQNYVSKISDVGLARLVPAVAEDVTQCCMTSAAGTFCYIDPEYQQTGMLGVKSDVYSLGIIFLQLLTGRPPMGLAHHAAQAIEKDTFEEMLDPSVTDWPLQQALCLAKIAVKCAELRRKDRPDLAQVVLPELDKLRDFAEENMTVRLFPINLECTAPSPCHSETSVQQDVMSDQRLVHSVGSSAPSTPTEEKH, from the exons GTCTCCACAGAGATACCAACTTGATACCACTACCAAGGATTTGTTTCTCACTTTCCACTGCTATTGTACACGCAAAGAT gtaCACTGCCTTGATGTCCTGCTTGAAGACAATGATGTTGTGAAAGCAATAACAGAATACGTCTCTTATGCTGCGATTGAAAACTTGGTGATTGGTGCAACATCCAGGCATGGGTTTATTCG ATTTAAGTCATCGTCAAGTGCATCAAGTAGCATATCAAAGGGGGCGCCGGACTTTTGTACCGTGTTTATCATTTCAAAGGGAAAAATCTCGTCAGTTCGGAATGCTACTCGACCAGCCGCACATACATCCCCACTTCTGATCCATATACGGAATCTAAAGAACAAGGACGAAAATCATCAAGAAATACCCTTCAGAAATACGAATACCAGAg ACAGGACGTCATTCAAACCACAGAGCTGGCACGAAGAATCTATTCA GTCTCCATTTTCAAGAGGAAGAGGCACGACTGGATTGTCATGCGTGGACTTCCCAGACTCAGATACAGAAATATCATTTGTAAGCTCCGATAGGCCTAGCAGTTGTCGTTCGTCCTCCGTTTATGACTATATTGATGCAAGCCGAACTCCGCGGGTTTCTACCAGTTCAGATCATAGCTTTGGATCAACCCGATTGGGACTCAAGTTCAATGACCTCGGTTCACCCGATACGTCATTTTCTCACGAAAGCAGTAGAACATCATTCTCATATTCATCACAGAGCATG GATGAAGAAGCAGCAGAAGCTGATATGAAGAGGCTGAAGCTTGAGTTAAAGCAAACGATGGATATGTACAGTACAGCATGCAGAGAAGCACTAACAGCCCAGCATAAG TTAGTAGAGTTGACACACTGGAGAATTgaggaagaaagaaaattagaagAGGCACGATTGGCTGAGGAAGCTGCGCTGGCAATTGCAGAGAAAGAGAAAGCAAGATGTAGAGCAGCCATGGAAACTGCTGAAGCATCGAAGAAAATTGCTCAGGTTGAAACACACAGAAGAGCGACTGTTGAAGTTAAAGCTCTTAAAGAAGCAGAGGAAATGAGGAAGCTTTTGGACAATCTAGCCCAAACTGATGTAAGATATAGGAGATACTGTATAGAGGAGATTGAAGCAGCCACGAACTTCTTTTCTGAATCCCAGAAAATCGGAGAAGGAGGTTATGGCCCTGTTTTTAAATGTTTCCTTGATCACACTTCGGTTGCTGTCAAGGTTCTACGTCCAGATGCTGCTCAAGGGAAGGCACAGTTTCAGCAAGAG GTTGACATTCTGAGCTGCATGCGACACCCAAACATGGTGCTTCTTCTGGGAGCATGTCCGCAGTATGGCATATTGATATATGAATATATGGCTAATGGAAGCCTGGAAGATTGTCTGTTTCGAAAAAGGAAGAACAAGGTTCTGTCTTGGCAGCTGAGGTTGCGAATTGCTGCAGAGATAACGACGGGCCTTCTATTCCTGCATCAGACCAAGCCTGAACCTTTAGTGCACCGTGATCTGAAACCAGGCAACATTTTGCTAGACCAGAATTATGTGAGTAAGATAAGCGATGTTGGATTAGCAAGGCTTGTCCCAGCAGTAGCTGAAGACGTAACACAATGCTGCATGACATCAGCAGCTGGAACATTTTGTTATATTGATCCTGAGTATCAGCAAACAGGAATGCTTGGCGTAAAGTCGGATGTTTATTCTCTAGGGATAATTTTTCTTCAACTATTGACTGGCAGACCTCCAATGGGATTAGCTCACCATGCCGCCCAGGCTATAGAGAAAGACACCTTTGAGGAAATGCTGGACCCATCTGTAACCGATTGGCCTCTTCAACAAGCCTTGTGCCTTGCAAAGATAGCAGTCAAGTGTGCGGAACTCAGGCGAAAAGATAGGCCAGACCTTGCCCAAGTGGTGTTGCCAGAGCTCGATAAATTGAGAGACTTTGCAGAAGAAAACATGACAGTGCGATTGTTTCCCATCAATTTAGAATGCACTGCGCCCTCACCCTGCCACAGTGAAACTTCTGTGCAACAG GATGTGATGAGCGACCAACGCCTTGTACATTCCGTAGGCTCATCAGCTCCATCGACTCCCAcagaagaaaaacattaa